One segment of Plasmodium vivax chromosome 14, whole genome shotgun sequence DNA contains the following:
- a CDS encoding mitochondrial carrier protein, putative (encoded by transcript PVX_123820A): MSKDLVNGSILHCLETASLGMPLEVWKTRMCVYRNENTIRSFASIYSKGVGQFYAGFYAKLVESSSKGAVLLLSKEHMINLCNNLNFNKTTSGFIGGATGGICQSFVMTPCTFFITASIDRKINYKKKLVDIFRNKGFTTLYKGNSAMCLRQGTNWASRQGLTEWVRHLFIERKRKVGGGAGVEVGVKNEVTDKRGHVFQPTPAKDTHPLDKRGGAAHDLSPSEELLCGVLGGALSVWNNPFDVIRVYMQNSANKNIKLTFFQSFVSLYREGGILYLYKGVIPRCFLCIWQTLFMVTGVKILNKYS; the protein is encoded by the coding sequence atgagcaaagaCCTGGTGAACGGGTCCATCCTGCACTGCCTGGAAACGGCGAGTCTAGGCATGCCCCTGGAGGTGTGGAAGACGAGGATGTGCGTGTACAGGAACGAAAACACCATCAGATCATTCGCCAGCATTTATAGCAAGGGAGTCGGGCAGTTCTACGCTGGCTTCTACGCGAAGCTAGTGGAGAGCTCCTCCAAGGGAGCCGTCCTCTTACTATCCAAAGAGCACATGATTAACCTCTGcaacaatttgaattttaataaaacgaCAAGTGGCTTTATCGGTGGAGCTACCGGAGGCATCTGCCAGTCCTTCGTGATGACCCCATGTACCTTTTTCATAACCGCCAGCATAgacagaaaaattaattataagaaaaagcTTGTAGACATTTTTAGGAACAAAGGATTCACAACCCTGTATAAGGGGAACAGTGCCATGTGCTTGCGCCAGGGGACCAACTGGGCCAGCCGCCAGGGCTTAACTGAGTGGGTCCGCCACTTGTTCATCGAGCGGAAGAGGAaggtgggggggggagcgggtGTGGAAGTaggcgtaaaaaatgaagttacaGACAAGCGAGGCCACGTTTTTCAGCCCACCCCCGCGAAGGACACCCACCCGTTAGACAAACGGGGAGGTGCTGCCCACGACTTATCCCCCTCGGAGGAGCTCCTTTGTGGTGTCCTTGGAGGAGCCTTATCTGTCTGGAACAACCCCTTCGACGTGATTCGAGTGTACATGCAGAATagtgcaaataaaaacatcAAGCTGACGTTCTTTCAGTCGTTTGTTAGCCTTTACAGGGAGGGGGGGATTCTGTACCTCTACAAGGGGGTCATCCCCCGGTGCTTCCTGTGCATCTGGCAGACCCTGTTTATGGTTACGGGGGTTAAAATTCTGAACAAGTACTCTTAG
- a CDS encoding 50S ribosomal protein L24, putative (encoded by transcript PVX_123825A), with protein sequence MSRYVKYFVQAKRLDKRKRKFGQMDFLELSKELSIPFPLRERNQPKHLDLSKYLNIKVGDLVKVLYGPYKDKEGIVLNINTKRNTVIVDGCNMKKSAWNVTKKNAGSIITQEMPIHITNVAILDPISKKATVVKRRYMMHGECVRISKISGCAMPEPVSVQALKEQNNYELFIHKKKTGPPIKDIYAERDSKNFNLLKKIAYEIKRRRFYEMKNFFRDASPGKGSASPGGGSASLGEGSSSLEG encoded by the coding sequence ATGTCCCGGTACGTGAAGTACTTCGTGCAGGCCAAGCGGCTGGAcaagcgaaaaaggaaattcgGGCAGATGGACTTCCTGGAGCTAAGCAAAGAGCTGAGCAtccccttccccctgcgAGAAAGGAACCAACCCAAGCACCTAGATCTCTCTAAGTACCTAAATATAAAAGTGGGAGACCTGGTTAAGGTACTCTATGGGCCCTATAAAGACAAAGAAGGCATCGTCTTAAATATAAacacaaaaagaaacacagTAATCGTTGATGGGTGCAATATGAAAAAATCTGCTTGGAACGTCACGAAGAAAAATGCAGGCTCAATTATAACACAGGAAATGCCTATACACATCACCAACGTTGCCATTCTAGACCCTATAAGTAAAAAGGCAACGGTGGTCAAGAGGAGGTACATGATGCATGGCGAGTGTGTACGCATCTCCAAAATTTCGGGGTGTGCCATGCCTGAACCTGTTAGTGTGCAGGCCCTCAAGGAGCAGAATAACTATGAGCTGTtcatacacaaaaaaaaaacgggacCTCCCATTAAGGACATCTACGCGGAGAGAGACTCCAAGAACTTTAACCTCTTAAAGAAGATAGCCTACGAGATTAAGAGGAGAAGATTCtacgaaatgaaaaactttTTCAGGGACGCCTCTCCGGGGAAGGGAAGCGCCTCtccggggggaggaagcgctTCTCTGGGGGAAGGCAGCTCTTCCCTGGAGGGGTAG
- a CDS encoding GTP cyclohydrolase I, putative (encoded by transcript PVX_123830A): MFKRGDLHEGKHRGVDSVGTYEQRGCSSSEAPVKDTQLVASSRSEDQREGRQYVLSTSPMNTNLGLGLGLLGAQNGAEENGGGWNNCGDGDGHFACKSHHEYGFVNKGGELRYNGSSLSGKIERMADGGTTNAGVLSRLSEEAGLGKARQDDSGSSTETPPACATLMEEKKGAVNGVRRKVIKRVEKEGQRGRSGDESGSDSFGGDPPGARRNATGRSKETQMEAISKSINHILSSSNVPPKDILKRTSKRFTDTFLYLTKGYHMNVGKVIKKSLYKRKYKNDSRIKISGIHIYSLCKHHLLPFEGECSIEYVPNRYVMGLSKFSRVINIFARRLQLQEDLTNDICNALRKYLKPKYIHVNVVARHLCINMRGVREHDATTVTNAYYGVDEGARAGQKVDFARASQAGDGNELPREEVALVRR, translated from the coding sequence ATGTTCAAACGAGGGGACCTCCATGAGGGGAAGCACCGTGGCGTAGATAGCGTTGGTACATACGAGCAGAGAGGTTGCTCTTCGAGTGAAGCACCGGTTAAGGACACCCAGTTGGTAGCTTCAAGTCGGAGTGAAGACCAGCGAGAGGGCCGCCAATACGTATTGAGTACTAGCCCTATGAACACCaatttagggttagggttagggttgtTGGGGGCCCAGAATGGTGCTGAAGAGAATGGCGGAGGGTGGAATAACTGCGGAGATGGGGATGGCCATTTCGCTTGCAAAAGTCACCACGAGTATGGCTTTGTCAACAAGGGTGGCGAATTACGTTATAATGGAAGTAGCCTTTCGGGGAAGATCGAAAGGATGGCGGATGGTGGGACGACCAATGCAGGGGTACTAAGCCGTCTTAGTGAAGAGGCGGGTTTGGGGAAGGCCCGCCAAGACGACTCGGGGAGCTCCACGGAGACCCCCCCCGCTTGTGCCACCTtgatggaggagaaaaagggcGCAGTTAATGGGGTGCGGAGGAAGGTGATCAAAAGGGTGGAGAAGGAGGGccagcgggggagaagcggtgatgAAAGCGGGAGTGACTCCTTtgggggagacccccccgGCGCGCGGAGGAACGCGACGGGTCGCTCGAAGGAGACTCAAATGGAAGCCATCAGCAAAAGCATTAACCACATTTTAAGCTCCTCCAATGTGCCCCCAAAAGATATACTCAAAAGGACAAGCAAAAGATTTACAGAcacttttctttatttaacaAAAGGGTACCATATGAACGTAGggaaagttataaaaaagagtTTGTATAAGAgaaagtacaaaaatgatTCGCGCATAAAAATAAGTGGCATTCATATTTACTCCCTCTGCAAACATCATCTGTTGCCATTCGAAGGGGAGTGCTCCATCGAGTATGTGCCCAACAGATATGTTATGGGTCTTTCTAAGTTCTCCAGagttattaacatttttgcaagGAGGCTACAGCTGCAGGAGGACTTAACCAATGACATTTGCAACGCGCTCAGGAAGTATTTGAAGCCGAAATATATCCACGTGAATGTTGTGGCCAGGCACTTGTGCATTAACATGCGCGGGGTGAGGGAACACGACGCGACTACCGTGACGAATGCGTACTACGGGGTGGACGAGGGCGCGCGCGCGGGGCAGAAAGTAGATTTTGCGCGTGCGAGTCAGGCGGGGGATGGGAACGAACTGCCTCGCGAGGAGGTGGCCCTCGTGCGAAGGTGA
- a CDS encoding hypothetical protein, conserved (encoded by transcript PVX_123835A), whose product MDIFNCQYCSVSPFDYILDFIYGEKPPKKEEKKSSNVTYDDSTSNNVSQVLSKAGDQVEKRSTNEILLLCRAWENYVHPRAKEYWKDSQQLQNILCKIANGITKNDDPILGDDYACVFWYGDKNKNDNCPIISVKKGNDNVETITYVNRVLIFLYADEASFQELQKKPKKAFTMACGNINCINLTHISLDD is encoded by the exons atggataTTTTCAACTGCCAATACTGCTCGGTGTCTCCTTTCGATTACATCTTAGATTTTATCTATGGCGAGAAGCCGccgaaaaaggaggagaaaaaaagctcCAATGTGACGTACGAC GATAGCACCAGTAACAACGTATCTCAGGTGTTGTCCAAAGCAGGAGATCAAGTGGAGAAAAGGTCCACCAACGAAATCTTGCTCCTCTGTCGAGCATGGGAGAATTACGTGCACCCCAGGGCCAAGGAATACTGGAAGGATTCGCAGCAacttcaaaatattttat GCAAAATCGCAAACGGCATCACCAAAAATGACGATCCCATTTTGGGAGATGACTATGCGTGTGTCTTTTGGTACGGAGACAAGAACAAGAATGATAACTGCCCCATCATATCTGTGAAGAAGGGGAATGACAACGTGGAGACCATCACGTATGTTAACCGCGTGCTCATTTTTCTCTACGCAG ACGAAGCCAGCTTTCAGGAGCTGCAGAAAAAGCCGAAGAAGGCCTTTACGATGGCGTGCGGGAATATTAACTGCATCAATTTGACGCACATTTCTCTGGACGATTAG